One stretch of Streptomyces sp. NBC_00443 DNA includes these proteins:
- a CDS encoding thymidine kinase: MPELVFFSGTMDCGKSTLALQIEHNRSARGLAGMIFTRDDRAGEGKLSSRLGLVTDAVEVEDGVDLYAYVVDHLSRGGRADYVIADEAQFLAPGQIDQLARVVDDLGLDVYAFGITTDFRSKLFPGSQRLVELADRVEVLQVEALCWCGARATHNARTIGGEMVVEGAQVVVGDVNQADAVGYEVLCRRHHRRRMTAASARAAALSPDVLPVQ; this comes from the coding sequence ATGCCCGAGCTGGTGTTCTTCTCCGGAACGATGGACTGCGGGAAGTCGACGCTGGCTCTCCAGATCGAGCACAACCGTTCGGCGCGTGGGCTCGCGGGCATGATCTTCACACGTGACGACCGCGCGGGCGAGGGCAAGTTGTCCTCGCGGCTCGGCCTGGTCACGGACGCGGTGGAGGTCGAGGACGGCGTGGACCTGTACGCGTACGTCGTCGACCACCTCTCCAGGGGCGGCCGCGCGGACTACGTCATCGCCGACGAGGCACAGTTCCTCGCGCCCGGCCAGATCGACCAACTCGCCCGCGTGGTCGACGACCTGGGCCTGGACGTGTATGCCTTCGGCATCACGACGGACTTCCGCAGCAAGCTGTTCCCCGGGTCGCAGCGTCTGGTGGAACTGGCCGACCGGGTCGAGGTGCTCCAGGTGGAGGCCTTGTGCTGGTGCGGCGCCCGCGCCACCCACAACGCCCGCACGATAGGCGGCGAGATGGTCGTCGAGGGCGCGCAGGTGGTCGTCGGTGACGTCAACCAGGCGGACGCCGTGGGTTACGAGGTCCTGTGCCGCCGCCACCACCGACGCCGGATGACGGCGGCGAGCGCACGGGCGGCGGCGCTGTCCCCGGACGTCCTGCCGGTGCAGTAG
- a CDS encoding alkaline phosphatase family protein, translated as MIQPTVWDSHPEPLAVDSAPVPEYGSGSLADLLPTLAAGMAVPDMTAAIPELTAADRACVFLIDGLGWEQLKAHPEEAPFMTSLLSSSRGGTGRPLTTGYPATTATSLASVGTGLPPGAHGLPGYTVRNPDTGELMNQLRWQPWTSPRVWQPYPTVFQLAQQAGVHAAQVSSPTFQNTPLTKVALSGGTFLGRLPGEDRMDLAAEQLAAGDRSLVYTYYAELDGAGHRYGVDSDTWRGQLMYVDRLVQRLAEQLPPRTALYVTADHGMIDVSFDEQHRIDFDEDWELRAGVALLGGEGRARHVYAVPGAANDVLTCWREVLGEQFWVASRDEAIAAGWFGPRIDERVYGRIGDVIAAARDDVLIIASEREPKESAMVGNHGSMTPAEQLIPLLEVRS; from the coding sequence ATGATCCAGCCCACCGTCTGGGACTCCCACCCGGAACCCCTCGCCGTCGACTCCGCGCCCGTCCCCGAGTACGGCAGCGGCTCGCTCGCCGATCTGCTGCCCACACTGGCCGCCGGCATGGCCGTACCGGACATGACCGCCGCGATCCCTGAGCTGACCGCCGCCGACCGCGCCTGCGTGTTCCTGATCGACGGCCTCGGCTGGGAGCAGCTCAAGGCGCACCCCGAGGAAGCGCCGTTCATGACGTCGCTCCTGAGCAGCTCGCGCGGCGGCACCGGACGCCCGCTCACCACCGGCTACCCCGCGACCACCGCGACCTCCCTCGCCTCCGTCGGCACCGGCCTGCCGCCGGGCGCGCACGGCCTGCCCGGGTACACCGTGCGCAACCCGGACACCGGCGAGCTGATGAACCAGCTGCGCTGGCAGCCGTGGACGTCGCCGCGCGTCTGGCAGCCGTACCCCACGGTCTTCCAGCTGGCCCAGCAGGCGGGCGTGCACGCGGCGCAGGTGTCGTCGCCCACCTTTCAGAACACCCCGCTGACCAAGGTCGCGCTCAGTGGCGGAACGTTCCTGGGGCGGCTGCCCGGCGAGGACCGTATGGACCTCGCGGCCGAGCAACTGGCCGCGGGCGACCGGTCCCTGGTCTACACGTACTACGCCGAACTCGACGGCGCCGGCCACCGCTACGGCGTCGACTCGGACACCTGGCGCGGCCAGCTCATGTACGTCGACCGGCTCGTCCAGCGCCTCGCGGAGCAGCTGCCCCCGCGCACCGCGCTCTACGTCACCGCCGACCACGGCATGATCGACGTGTCCTTCGACGAGCAGCACCGCATCGACTTCGACGAGGACTGGGAGCTGCGCGCCGGCGTCGCCCTGCTCGGCGGCGAGGGCCGCGCGCGGCACGTGTACGCGGTGCCCGGCGCCGCGAACGACGTCCTGACCTGCTGGCGCGAGGTGCTCGGCGAGCAGTTCTGGGTGGCCTCCCGGGACGAGGCGATCGCGGCGGGCTGGTTCGGGCCACGGATCGACGAGCGGGTGTACGGACGGATCGGCGACGTGATCGCGGCCGCCCGGGACGACGTCCTGATCATCGCCTCCGAGCGGGAGCCGAAGGAGTCGGCGATGGTCGGCAACCACGGTTCGATGACCCCCGCCGAGCAGTTGATCCCCCTGCTCGAAGTACGCTCCTGA
- a CDS encoding DUF5998 family protein, which yields MAKTSTTTQGLRAAIERSGYYPALVAEAVEAAVGGEPIRSYLVHQETTFDQNEVRRHVTVLVLTHNRFIVSHTDEQAADSTSPTPYATTSTESVKLGRISSVVVSRVVANPESYTPGTLPREIVLTIGWGAVARLDLEPAACGDPNCEADHGYTGSSTADDLSLRVSEAGDGPETVRQALTFAQSLSEATADIAR from the coding sequence ATGGCCAAGACCAGTACGACGACCCAGGGGCTGCGTGCGGCGATCGAGCGCAGCGGCTACTACCCGGCCCTCGTGGCCGAGGCGGTGGAGGCCGCTGTGGGCGGCGAGCCCATCCGGTCGTACCTGGTCCACCAGGAGACGACGTTCGACCAGAACGAGGTGCGGCGGCACGTGACCGTGCTCGTCCTCACCCACAACCGTTTCATCGTCAGCCACACCGACGAGCAGGCCGCCGACAGCACCTCCCCGACGCCGTACGCCACGACGTCCACCGAGTCCGTGAAGCTCGGCCGGATCTCCTCGGTCGTCGTCAGCCGCGTCGTCGCCAACCCGGAGTCGTACACGCCGGGCACGCTGCCCCGCGAGATCGTGCTGACCATCGGGTGGGGCGCCGTCGCCCGGCTCGACCTGGAGCCCGCCGCCTGCGGGGACCCCAACTGCGAGGCCGACCACGGCTACACGGGCAGCTCCACGGCGGACGACCTCAGCCTGCGCGTCAGCGAGGCCGGCGACGGACCGGAGACGGTGCGCCAGGCGCTCACCTTCGCGCAGTCGCTCTCCGAGGCGACCGCGGACATCGCCCGCTGA
- a CDS encoding bifunctional acetate--CoA ligase family protein/GNAT family N-acetyltransferase, with product MQSASDRHAYPAHWEADVVLRDGGTARIRPITVDDAERLVSFYEQVSDESKYYRFFAPYPRLSAKDVHRFTHHDFVDRVGLAATVGGEFIATVRYDRIGADGMPASAPADEAEVAFLVQDAHQGRGVASALLEHIGAVARERDIRRFAAEVLPANNKMIKVFTDAGYTQKRSFEDGVVRLEFDLEPTDRSLAVQYAREQRAEARSVQRLLVPGSVAVIGAGRTPGGVGRSVLGNIRDAGFTGRLYAVNRAFPEDVKELDGVPAHRSMRDIDEQVDLAVVAVPAAYVPEVVAECGEHGVQGLVVLAAGYAESGPDGRDRQRELVRQARAYGMRIIGPNAFGIINTSADVRLNASLAPEMPRPGRIGLFAQSGAIGIALLSRLHRRGGGVTGVTGVSTFVSSGNRADVSGNDVLQYWYDDSDTDVALMYLESIGNPRKFNRLARRTAAAKPLVVVQGARHGGAAPQGHAVRATRLPHATVSALLRQAGVIRVDTITELVDAGLLLARQPLPTGPRVAILGNSESLGLLTYDACLSEGLRPLPPLDLTTGASAADFHEALSHALADERCDAVVVTAIPAIGDASTGDAELAQALRSAAERVPGKPVLVVHVELGGLAEALSAAASTAPQADRKAPGTMIRPHPFRPLDFQAGNPAEQSDTAQSPTTLIPAYPAAERAVRALAEAVNYAQWRRDAADPGKVPEYESIDEKGAAQLIGGLLARGQGLTLGTDETCDLLGKYGIEVHRALHAPTPDAAADAARTLGYPVALKATAPHLRHRADLGGVRLDLADEEQLRRAYAELTELFGRPEELRPVVQSMAPRGVDTVVRAVIDPAAGAVLSFGLAGAASQLLGDMAHRLIPVTDREATSIVRSIRTAPLLFGWRGSAPVDTPALEELLLRVSRLVDDHPEVVAVTLEPVVVATHGLSVLGASVRLAPPPARDDLGPRTLPTY from the coding sequence ATGCAGAGCGCCTCGGACAGGCACGCGTACCCCGCCCACTGGGAAGCCGACGTGGTGCTGCGCGACGGCGGCACCGCGCGCATCCGCCCCATCACCGTTGATGACGCCGAGCGCCTGGTCAGCTTCTACGAGCAGGTGTCGGACGAGTCGAAGTACTACCGCTTCTTCGCGCCCTACCCGCGACTGTCCGCGAAGGACGTCCACCGCTTCACGCACCACGACTTTGTGGACCGGGTGGGACTCGCGGCCACGGTGGGCGGCGAGTTCATCGCCACCGTACGCTACGACCGGATCGGCGCCGACGGAATGCCCGCGTCCGCCCCCGCCGACGAGGCCGAGGTCGCCTTCCTCGTCCAGGACGCCCACCAGGGCCGCGGCGTCGCCTCCGCCCTGCTCGAACACATCGGGGCAGTCGCCCGCGAGCGCGACATCCGCCGCTTCGCCGCCGAGGTACTGCCCGCGAACAACAAGATGATCAAGGTGTTCACGGACGCGGGGTACACGCAGAAGCGCAGCTTCGAGGACGGCGTCGTCCGCCTGGAGTTCGACCTGGAACCGACGGACCGCTCGCTCGCCGTGCAGTACGCGCGCGAGCAGCGCGCCGAGGCGCGGTCCGTACAGCGGCTGCTGGTGCCCGGCTCGGTCGCCGTCATCGGCGCGGGCCGCACCCCCGGCGGGGTCGGCCGCAGCGTCCTGGGCAACATCCGGGACGCCGGATTCACGGGGCGGCTGTACGCGGTGAACAGGGCGTTCCCGGAGGACGTCAAGGAACTCGACGGGGTGCCCGCCCACCGCTCCATGCGCGACATCGACGAACAGGTCGACCTTGCGGTGGTCGCGGTGCCGGCCGCGTACGTCCCCGAAGTGGTCGCCGAATGCGGCGAGCACGGCGTGCAGGGGCTGGTCGTGCTCGCCGCCGGGTACGCCGAGAGCGGGCCCGACGGCCGCGATCGGCAGCGTGAACTCGTACGGCAGGCACGCGCGTACGGCATGCGCATCATCGGGCCGAACGCCTTCGGGATCATCAACACCTCCGCCGACGTACGGCTGAACGCCTCCCTGGCCCCCGAGATGCCCCGGCCGGGCCGCATCGGGCTGTTCGCCCAGTCCGGAGCGATCGGCATCGCGCTGCTGTCCCGGCTCCACCGGCGAGGCGGCGGCGTGACCGGCGTCACCGGTGTGTCGACCTTCGTCTCGTCCGGCAACCGGGCCGACGTGTCCGGCAACGACGTCCTTCAGTACTGGTACGACGACTCGGACACCGACGTAGCCCTGATGTACCTGGAGTCCATCGGCAACCCGCGCAAGTTCAACCGCCTCGCCCGGCGTACGGCGGCGGCCAAGCCGTTGGTCGTGGTGCAGGGCGCGCGACACGGCGGCGCGGCGCCACAGGGTCATGCGGTGCGCGCCACGCGGCTGCCGCACGCCACGGTGTCCGCGCTGCTGCGGCAGGCCGGGGTGATCCGGGTGGACACCATCACCGAGCTGGTGGACGCGGGTCTGCTGCTCGCGCGCCAGCCACTGCCGACCGGGCCGCGGGTGGCGATCCTCGGCAACTCCGAGTCGCTGGGGCTGCTGACGTACGACGCGTGTCTCTCCGAGGGGCTGCGGCCGCTGCCGCCGCTGGATCTGACGACGGGGGCGTCCGCGGCGGACTTCCACGAGGCGCTGTCGCACGCGCTCGCCGACGAGAGGTGCGACGCGGTCGTCGTCACCGCCATTCCGGCGATCGGCGACGCCTCGACCGGCGACGCCGAGCTGGCACAGGCCCTGCGGTCGGCGGCCGAGCGGGTGCCGGGGAAGCCGGTGCTGGTGGTGCACGTCGAGCTGGGCGGCCTCGCCGAAGCCCTGTCGGCCGCGGCGAGCACCGCACCGCAGGCGGACCGCAAGGCGCCCGGCACCATGATCCGTCCCCACCCGTTCCGCCCCCTGGACTTCCAGGCCGGGAACCCGGCCGAGCAGTCGGACACCGCGCAGAGCCCGACGACCCTCATCCCCGCCTACCCCGCCGCCGAGCGGGCAGTGCGCGCCCTCGCCGAAGCCGTCAACTACGCGCAGTGGCGACGCGACGCGGCCGACCCGGGCAAGGTGCCCGAGTACGAGTCCATCGACGAGAAGGGCGCCGCCCAGCTGATCGGCGGACTGCTCGCGCGCGGGCAGGGGCTCACGCTCGGCACGGACGAGACCTGTGACCTGCTCGGGAAGTACGGCATCGAGGTGCACCGCGCTCTGCACGCACCCACCCCCGACGCCGCCGCCGACGCCGCCCGCACCCTCGGCTACCCCGTCGCCCTCAAGGCCACCGCCCCGCACCTGCGGCACCGCGCAGACCTCGGCGGCGTACGGCTCGACCTCGCCGACGAGGAGCAACTGCGGCGGGCCTACGCCGAGTTGACCGAACTGTTCGGCAGGCCGGAGGAGCTGCGGCCGGTCGTGCAGAGCATGGCACCGCGCGGCGTCGACACCGTCGTACGGGCCGTGATCGACCCGGCGGCCGGCGCCGTGCTGTCCTTCGGGCTCGCCGGAGCCGCCTCCCAACTGCTCGGGGACATGGCGCACCGGCTGATCCCGGTCACCGACCGCGAGGCGACCTCGATCGTGCGCTCCATCCGGACGGCACCGCTCCTCTTCGGCTGGCGCGGCTCCGCTCCCGTCGACACACCTGCCCTGGAGGAGCTGCTGCTGCGGGTGTCGCGGCTGGTCGACGACCACCCGGAGGTCGTCGCGGTCACCCTGGAACCGGTCGTCGTCGCCACCCACGGCCTGAGCGTGCTCGGCGCCTCCGTACGCCTCGCGCCGCCGCCCGCCAGGGACGACCTCGGGCCGAGGACCCTGCCGACGTACTGA
- a CDS encoding HPr family phosphocarrier protein produces MAERRVNVGWAEGLHARPASIFVRAATATGVPMTIAKADGNPVNAASMLAVLGLGAQGGEEIVLASDAEGADVALDRLAKLVSEGLEELPETV; encoded by the coding sequence ATGGCTGAGCGCCGCGTCAACGTCGGCTGGGCCGAGGGCCTCCACGCCCGCCCCGCCTCCATCTTCGTCCGAGCCGCCACGGCCACAGGCGTCCCGATGACGATCGCCAAGGCCGACGGCAACCCCGTCAACGCGGCCTCCATGCTGGCCGTGCTGGGCCTGGGCGCCCAGGGCGGCGAGGAGATCGTCCTCGCCTCCGACGCCGAGGGTGCGGACGTCGCCCTCGACCGTCTGGCGAAGCTGGTCTCCGAGGGCCTCGAGGAGCTGCCCGAGACGGTCTGA
- a CDS encoding GntR family transcriptional regulator: MRIPAHSVCTAIRDDIVAGVHARGGRLTEELLARRYGVSRVPVREALRTLEAEGFVVTRRHAGACVAEPSEQEASDLLEMRTLLEPLGASRAAQRRTEAHLKVLRGLVRLGQERARRGNSEDLRSLGGWFHETLAQASGSPALTSMLTQLRHKIAWMYAVEAPADPVESWTEHGAIVDAVARGDGERARAITALHTERSISAHRLRFGSRGDRAERVRNSQHPVNMPSLRH, from the coding sequence ATGCGTATTCCGGCGCACTCGGTATGCACCGCGATCCGGGACGACATCGTCGCCGGGGTCCACGCGCGCGGCGGCAGGCTCACCGAGGAACTCCTTGCCCGCCGCTACGGCGTCTCCCGCGTCCCCGTGCGCGAGGCCCTGCGCACCCTGGAGGCGGAGGGCTTCGTGGTGACCCGGCGGCACGCGGGCGCGTGCGTCGCCGAACCGAGCGAACAGGAAGCCTCCGACCTGCTGGAGATGCGCACCCTCCTGGAGCCGCTCGGCGCCTCCCGGGCCGCCCAGCGGCGCACCGAGGCCCATCTGAAGGTCCTGCGCGGCCTGGTCAGGCTGGGCCAGGAGCGGGCAAGGCGGGGAAACAGCGAGGACCTGCGCTCGCTGGGCGGCTGGTTCCACGAGACGCTGGCCCAGGCCTCCGGCAGCCCGGCCCTGACCTCGATGCTGACCCAGCTGCGCCACAAGATCGCCTGGATGTACGCCGTCGAGGCACCGGCCGACCCCGTGGAGTCCTGGACCGAGCACGGCGCGATCGTGGACGCGGTGGCGCGCGGCGACGGCGAGCGCGCCCGCGCGATCACGGCGCTGCACACCGAGCGCTCGATCTCCGCGCACCGGCTGCGCTTCGGCTCCCGAGGTGATCGCGCGGAGCGTGTGAGGAATTCGCAACATCCCGTAAACATGCCGAGCCTGCGGCATTAA
- a CDS encoding M23 family metallopeptidase, with amino-acid sequence MAFTCATGKRSTGKHRRPSRFERTTARAAGVAALTATGVIGTLAAPALAAEPAVEQTGLIPVVSVENSIADQIDAQAAAQEQAAKEAAARKKAAEEAARKKAAEKAKKEREAKERAAREAERKRLLSYVAPISGSYVSTGYKAGGAVWSSGSHTGVDFHAASGTSVHSVASGTVVEAGWGGSYGNQVVIKMNDGTYTQYGHMSSIAVSVGQTVTPGQQIGLSGATGNVTGPHLHFEARTTQEYGSDIDPVAYLRSHGVNI; translated from the coding sequence ATGGCGTTCACCTGCGCCACCGGGAAGCGTTCCACGGGCAAGCACCGTCGCCCCAGCCGCTTCGAGCGCACCACCGCCCGCGCCGCGGGCGTCGCCGCACTCACCGCCACCGGCGTCATCGGCACCCTGGCCGCCCCGGCGCTCGCCGCCGAACCGGCCGTCGAGCAGACCGGCCTCATCCCCGTCGTCTCCGTCGAGAACTCGATCGCCGACCAGATCGACGCCCAGGCCGCCGCCCAGGAGCAGGCAGCCAAGGAGGCCGCGGCCCGCAAGAAGGCCGCCGAGGAGGCCGCGCGCAAGAAGGCCGCCGAAAAGGCGAAGAAGGAGCGCGAGGCCAAGGAGCGCGCCGCCCGCGAGGCCGAGCGCAAGCGCCTGCTGTCCTACGTCGCCCCGATCTCCGGCTCGTACGTCTCCACGGGCTACAAGGCCGGCGGCGCCGTCTGGTCCTCCGGCAGCCACACCGGCGTCGACTTCCATGCCGCCAGCGGCACCTCGGTCCACTCGGTGGCCTCCGGCACCGTCGTGGAGGCCGGCTGGGGCGGGTCGTACGGCAATCAGGTCGTGATCAAGATGAACGACGGCACGTACACCCAGTACGGCCACATGTCGTCCATAGCCGTCTCGGTGGGCCAGACGGTCACTCCCGGTCAGCAGATCGGCCTGTCCGGCGCCACCGGCAACGTCACCGGGCCGCACCTGCACTTCGAGGCCCGCACGACGCAGGAGTACGGCTCCGACATCGACCCCGTCGCCTACCTGCGCTCGCACGGCGTGAACATCTGA
- a CDS encoding M16 family metallopeptidase yields the protein MTELASMEFHPQPQAGQARPWAFPAPERGTLDNGLTVLRCHRPGQRVVAVEVLLDTPLEAEPKGLDGIATIMARAFSEGTDKHTAEEFAAELERCGATLDAYADHPGVRVSLEVPVSRLPKALGLLADALRAPGFEDAEVERLVRNRLDEIPHELANPSRRAAKELSRQLFPATSRMSRPRQGTEDTVAGIDSAGVRAFYERHVRPATSTVVVVGDLTGVDLDALLGDTLGAWTGSPAQPRPVPPVTADDTGRVVIVDRPGAVQTQLLIGRVGPDRHDRVWPAQVLGTYCLGGTLTSRLDKVLREEKGYTYGVRAFGQVLRSAPDGSGAAMLAISGSVDTPNTGPALDDLWKVLRGVADGGLTDAERDFAVQNLVGVAPLKYETAAAVASTLADQVEQHLPDDFQATLYQQLAATGTVEATAAAVSAFPVDRLVTILVGDAAEIREPVEALGIGEVSVVAAE from the coding sequence GTGACCGAGCTCGCCAGCATGGAGTTCCACCCGCAGCCCCAGGCCGGCCAGGCCCGGCCCTGGGCGTTCCCGGCACCGGAGCGCGGCACGCTGGACAACGGCCTGACGGTCCTGCGCTGCCACCGCCCCGGCCAGCGGGTCGTCGCTGTCGAGGTCCTCCTGGACACGCCCCTGGAGGCCGAGCCGAAGGGCCTGGACGGCATCGCCACGATCATGGCGCGTGCCTTCTCGGAGGGCACCGACAAGCACACCGCCGAGGAGTTCGCGGCCGAGCTGGAGCGCTGCGGCGCCACACTCGACGCGTACGCCGACCACCCCGGCGTCCGCGTCAGCCTCGAGGTGCCCGTCTCCCGTCTCCCGAAGGCGCTCGGCCTGCTCGCCGACGCGCTCAGGGCGCCCGGGTTCGAGGACGCCGAGGTCGAGCGCCTGGTGCGCAACCGCCTCGACGAGATCCCGCACGAGCTGGCCAACCCCTCGCGCCGCGCCGCCAAGGAGCTGTCCAGGCAGCTGTTCCCGGCGACCTCGCGCATGTCCCGCCCGCGCCAGGGCACCGAGGACACGGTCGCCGGCATCGACTCCGCGGGCGTACGTGCCTTCTACGAGCGGCATGTGCGCCCGGCGACGTCGACCGTCGTGGTCGTCGGCGACCTCACCGGCGTCGACCTCGACGCCCTCCTCGGCGACACCCTGGGAGCCTGGACCGGGTCTCCGGCCCAGCCCCGGCCGGTCCCGCCGGTGACCGCGGACGACACCGGGCGCGTCGTGATCGTGGACCGCCCCGGCGCCGTCCAGACGCAGCTGCTGATCGGCCGCGTGGGTCCCGACCGGCACGACCGCGTCTGGCCCGCGCAGGTCCTCGGCACGTACTGCCTCGGCGGCACCCTCACCTCCCGCCTGGACAAGGTCCTGCGCGAGGAGAAGGGCTACACCTACGGTGTGCGCGCGTTCGGGCAGGTCCTGCGCTCCGCCCCGGACGGCTCGGGTGCGGCGATGCTCGCCATCAGCGGCTCCGTGGACACCCCGAACACCGGTCCCGCCCTGGACGACCTCTGGAAGGTCCTGCGCGGTGTCGCCGATGGGGGACTCACCGACGCCGAGCGGGACTTCGCCGTGCAGAACCTCGTCGGGGTGGCGCCGCTGAAGTACGAGACGGCCGCGGCCGTGGCGAGCACGCTGGCAGACCAGGTCGAGCAGCACCTGCCCGACGACTTCCAGGCGACGCTGTACCAGCAGCTCGCCGCGACCGGCACCGTCGAAGCCACCGCGGCGGCCGTGAGCGCCTTCCCGGTCGACCGTCTGGTGACGATCCTCGTCGGCGACGCGGCCGAGATCCGGGAGCCCGTCGAGGCCCTCGGCATCGGTGAAGTCAGCGTCGTGGCGGCCGAGTAG
- a CDS encoding M16 family metallopeptidase, protein MGHTATPEAQSGGLTATEHRLANGLRVVLSEDHLTPVAAVCLWYDVGSRHEVKGRTGLAHLFEHLMFQGSSSVKGTGHFELVQGAGGSPNGTTSFERTNYFETMPAHQLELALWLEADRMGSLLVALDEEGLENQRDVVKNERRQRYDNVPYGTAFEKLTALSYPDGHPYHHTPIGSMADLDAAGLEDARAFFRTYYAPNNAVLSIVGDIDPAQTLAWVEKYFGSIQSHDGKPAPRDGSLPDTIGEQLREVVEENVPARAMMAAYRLPTDGTRECDAADLALTVLGGGESSRLYNRLVRRDRTAVAAGFGLLRLAGAPSLGWLDVKTSGDVEVPVIEAAVDEELARFAQEGPTAEEMERAQAQLEREWLDRLGTVAGRADELCRYAVLFGDPQLAFTAVQRVLDVTAEEVQTVAQARLRPDNRAVLVYEPVADEAEDLEAAPDGAAPAGTTDENEESAQ, encoded by the coding sequence ATGGGTCACACGGCCACACCGGAGGCACAATCCGGCGGCCTCACCGCCACGGAGCACCGCCTGGCCAACGGCCTGCGCGTGGTGCTCTCCGAGGACCACCTCACGCCGGTCGCCGCGGTCTGCCTCTGGTACGACGTCGGCTCCCGCCACGAGGTCAAGGGCCGTACCGGACTCGCCCACCTCTTCGAGCACCTGATGTTCCAGGGTTCGAGCAGCGTGAAGGGCACGGGCCACTTCGAGCTCGTCCAGGGCGCGGGCGGCTCGCCGAACGGCACCACGAGCTTCGAGCGCACCAACTACTTCGAGACCATGCCCGCCCACCAGCTGGAGCTCGCGCTCTGGCTGGAGGCCGACCGCATGGGCAGCCTCCTGGTGGCGCTCGACGAGGAGGGCCTGGAAAACCAGCGCGATGTCGTCAAGAACGAGCGCCGGCAGCGCTACGACAACGTCCCGTACGGCACGGCGTTCGAGAAGCTGACCGCCCTGTCGTACCCCGACGGGCACCCCTACCACCACACGCCGATCGGTTCGATGGCCGACCTGGACGCGGCCGGTCTGGAGGACGCCCGCGCGTTCTTCCGCACCTACTACGCGCCCAACAACGCCGTCCTGTCGATCGTCGGCGACATCGACCCGGCGCAGACGCTCGCCTGGGTCGAGAAGTACTTCGGCTCCATCCAGTCCCACGACGGCAAGCCCGCGCCCCGCGACGGCTCGCTGCCCGACACCATCGGCGAGCAGCTGCGCGAGGTCGTCGAGGAGAACGTCCCCGCGCGCGCGATGATGGCCGCCTACCGGCTCCCGACGGACGGCACGCGCGAGTGCGACGCCGCCGACCTGGCGCTGACCGTCCTCGGCGGCGGCGAGTCCTCCCGCCTCTACAACCGGCTGGTACGCCGTGACCGTACGGCCGTGGCGGCCGGGTTCGGCCTGCTGCGCCTGGCCGGGGCGCCCTCCCTGGGCTGGCTGGACGTGAAGACGTCCGGCGACGTCGAGGTGCCCGTCATCGAGGCGGCCGTCGACGAGGAGCTCGCCCGCTTCGCGCAGGAGGGCCCCACCGCCGAGGAGATGGAGCGCGCGCAGGCCCAGCTGGAGCGCGAGTGGCTGGACCGGCTCGGCACGGTCGCGGGCCGCGCCGACGAACTGTGCCGGTACGCCGTCCTCTTCGGCGACCCGCAGCTCGCCTTCACCGCCGTGCAGCGCGTCCTCGACGTCACCGCTGAGGAGGTCCAGACGGTAGCCCAGGCCCGTCTGCGTCCCGACAACCGCGCGGTGCTGGTGTACGAGCCGGTCGCCGACGAGGCCGAGGACCTGGAAGCCGCTCCCGACGGGGCCGCACCCGCCGGGACCACCGACGAGAACGAGGAGTCGGCGCAGTGA